Proteins found in one Anabas testudineus chromosome 1, fAnaTes1.2, whole genome shotgun sequence genomic segment:
- the LOC113161865 gene encoding tektin-4-like yields the protein MSSEVLVSRPHYDSRAVAQGVLKESHVGLEVLQSSSGSGTTGYRSAKYTPAEWFSNYHSILQQAGTDHHEAQSIQRESRTLYQDTEEATLKTQAEGTRLLGERLQDIHYWKSELQRHIDHLLTDTETLLALKTRLEKALDATETPYAITTDNLNCRTRRLGPDLVQDTVEEELIKVNIDRTVNIREVKVCNRSSWMKFSQDNLNKALQEEQATNSLRLLVEQVLQDTTEDLRVQCSKVDQAFSQRCVELVQAKTQLEMKLTKILKQIGVQERNILVLQKAINNKEAPLRVAQSRLYLRSLRPNMELCRDEPQLSLEGEVRQIDATLTSLNQQLSEVRSSLSHLEESRMALEKDINLTGAAEIIHVFGYEGKEAKVSCSYDERYESYEKYLCRNNCGSDDDVLITTTQGRKNRYSISDDTNKQVFTATISNLNQNDAGKYRCGVTRSGYDHYPADVELKVEKGN from the exons ATGAGCTCTGAGGTTTTAGTCTCACGGCCACACTATGACAGCAGAGCTGTGGCTCAGGGGGTCCTGAAAGAGTCTCATGTAGGACTGGAGGTCCTGCAGTCCTCCTCAGGCTCAGGTACAACGGGGTACCGCTCTGCTAAATACACCCCAGCTGAGTGGTTCTCCAACTATCACAGTATCCTCCAACAGGCTGGAACTGACCACCACGAGGCTCAAAGTATCCAGAGAGAGTCCAGAACTCTGTACcaggacacagaggaagccaCTTTGAAGACCCAGGCTGAAGGAACACGTCTTCTGGGAGAAAGACTACAAGACATCCACTACTGGAAGTCTGAGCTGCAGCGGCACATCGACCATCTGCTGACCGACACAGAGACACTGCTGGCACTGAAGACGCGGCTGGAGAAGGCGCTGGACGCCACAGAGACTCCGTACGCCATCACCACAGATAATCTGAACTGCAGGACAAGAAGACTGGGACCAGACCTGGTACAGGACacagtggaggaggagctgataAAGGTGAACATTGACAGGACAGTGAACATTAGAGAAGTGAA AGTGTGTAACCGCTCGTCGTGGATGAAGTTCAGCCAGGACAACCTGAACAAGGCCCTGCAGGAGGAACAGGCCACCAACAGTCTCAG actgcTGGTGGAGCAGGTGCTGCAGGACACCACTGAGGATCTGAGAGTCCAGTGCTCCAAGGTGGACCAAGCCTTCAGCCAGCGCTGTGTGGAGCTGGTACAGGCCAAGACTCAGCTGGAGATGAAGCTTACAAAg ATCTTGAAGCAGATCGGGGTCCAGGAGAGGAATATTCTGGTTCTACAGAAGGCCATCAACAACAAAGAGGCTCCACTGAGAGTAGCTCAGTCCAGACTTTACCTTCGCTCTCTCAGACCCAACATGGAGCTCTGCAGGGATGAACCCCAgctcag TTTGGAGGGGGAGGTGAGACAAATTGATGCCACTCTGACGTCTCTGAACCAGCAGCTGAGCGAGGTCAGAAGCTCCCTGTCCCACCTGGAGGAGTCACGCATGGCTCTAgagaaagacattaact tGACCGGAGCAGCAGAGATTATCCATGTGTTTggatatgaaggaaaagaagctaAAGTTTCCTGCTCTTATGACGAGAGATACGAGTCTTATGAGAAGTACTTGTGCAGAAACAACTGtggcagtgatgatgatgttctgatcacaacaacacaaggaCGTAAAAACAGATactccatcagtgatgacacaaacaaacaagttttcacagccaccatctctAATCTTAATCAAAACGATGCTGGGAAATACCGGTGCGGGGTGACGAGGAGTGGATATGATCACTACCCTGCTGATGTTGAACTGAAGGTGGAGAAAGGTAATTAG